A portion of the Glycine max cultivar Williams 82 chromosome 10, Glycine_max_v4.0, whole genome shotgun sequence genome contains these proteins:
- the LOC100804129 gene encoding GEM-like protein 4, whose amino-acid sequence MKGSFLHDLANGISVASTYHVGKSSKRYLLPDSCGKYSKSITKSKQNRAPFHHKSGFLQRFREHVRLGPKITDTVKGKLSMGARILQVGGVEKVFMQLFSVREGEKLLKASQCYLSTTSGPIAGLLFISTHKVAFCSDRSIKISSPNGEDVRVHYKVSIPLTKIKSVNKSQNVEKPSQKYIEIVTVDDFDFWFMGFFNYQKALRCLQQAVPQA is encoded by the exons ATGAAGGGCTCATTTCTTCATGACCTAGCTAATGGAATTTCTGTCGCCTCAACATACCATGTTGGGAAGTCGTCAAAGAGATATCTTTTGCCTGATTCGTGTGGCAAATACAGCAAGTCCATCACTAAATCAAAGCAAAATAGAGCACCCTTTCATCACAAATCTGGATTCTTACAAAGATTCCGAGAGCAtg TGAGGCTTGGACCAAAGATAACAGATACAGTGAAAGGGAAATTAAGTATGGGAGCCAGAATTCTTCAGGTTGGTGGAGTAGAGAAAGTTTTCATGCAACTGTTTAGTGTGAGAGAAGGGGAGAAGCTGTTGAAAGCATCACAATGCTACTTATCAACCACATCTGGTCCTATAGCTGGTCTTCTCTTCATATCCACCCATAAAGTTGCTTTTTGCAGTGATAGATCCATCAAGATCTCTTCCCCAAATGGAGAAGATGTTAGAGTCCATTATAAG GTCTCaattccccttacaaagataaAGTCTGTCAACAAAAGTCAGAATGTGGAGAAGCCTTCACAAAAATACATAGAAATAGTTACTGTGGATGATTTCGATTTCTGGTTCATGGGTTTCTTTAATTATCAGAAAGCTTTACGATGTCTTCAGCAGGCTGTCCCTCAAGCTTAG